Proteins co-encoded in one Aspergillus luchuensis IFO 4308 DNA, chromosome 6, nearly complete sequence genomic window:
- a CDS encoding DUF3824 domain-containing protein (COG:S;~EggNog:ENOG410PS6R;~InterPro:IPR024436;~TransMembrane:2 (o289-307i383-404o)): MSTYIYKERDREREWDEPRSSTVSIKRYVIPSEDERERDFFYRREDPGDREVVIRRTVDREEPLTVQRYEREVDYDSRPYDYRSERDYYEPRGPVYINPRESDYEIVRRSEVDREPGGYYYHRRVREYDDDRRSRRELSPSDSISQAARHRDGQEAYSSDDSMVYIRKEVREYDDSPHHRRHLAEGALAGVGAAELLRNHRKKEGEEVSDGVGRLGRDVGAGALGAVAAEAVSRVRDHYRSKSRHRSHSIDDGRSSHSRHHHHHHHHRHSHSRRSRSRSRSHSHSRARHLAELGLGAAAIAGAVALARSKSNSNKDRRSRSRHRRASSSRRSLKDSHEETRSQSQRRKHMAEAGLAGAAVAGLVEKARSRSRSRRRESRSHSAIRKALPVVAAGLGTAAATGLYEKNKEKKEEEESRRRERRRSRSRSRAPSEVYPDPTRDSPGLIEYGDHPVHGSIPPNYYGRPVSPHGYYSDASDPVASGAAGFGSSRHRTRSLSRSRSRSRGVRYSSDSSDSDGGSRRRRRSRHGKHRSRSREIAEAALAATGVGYAAHKLSQRNERKKADRDRDRPESDEDARREPYDNPYKTPLPYPATPAAAPRPVDDHQYYPNGNYFPPPPATGPRPELAPYSPADYPHPPGPVPPQSYEYPSGPGPDPYAPRPRRADENVSASNYPQPTVQDRAFDGGFRKSAASWAITDSVI; the protein is encoded by the exons ATGTCGACGTACATCTACAAAGAACGAGACCGTGAGCGGGAGTGGGACGAGCCCCGTTCTTCCACCGTCTCTATCAAGCGTTACGTCATACCCTCCGAAGACGAACGTGAGCGCGACTTTTTCTATCGCCGCGAGGACCCTGGTGATAGAGAGGTGGTGATTCGGCGCACGGTCGATCGTGAAGAACCTCTTACCGTGCAGCGCTACGAGCGTGAAGTTGATTATGACTCGCGCCCATATGACTATCGCTCCGAAAGAGACTATTACGAAC CCCGAGGTCCGGTCTACATCAATCCGCGGGAGTCCGACTACGAAATCGTCCGCCGCTCTGAAGTAGACAGAGAGCCCGGAGGTTATTACTACCATCGCCGTGTTCGAGAATACGATGATGACCGCCGTTCTCGACGGGAACTGAGCCCTAGTGACTCCATTTCTCAGGCTGCCCGCCATCGAGATGGCCAGGAGGCGTATAGCAGTGACGACAGCATGGTTTACATCCGTAAAGAAGTTCGAGAATACGATGATAGCCCCCATCATCGGCGACATCTGGCCGAGGGTGCGCTAGCGGGTGTCGGTGCCGCAGAACTGCTTCGCAATCACCGCaaaaaagaaggggaagaagtgtCGGATGGTGTGGGCCGCCTGGGCAGGGATGTCGGCGCGGGTGCTCTGGGGGCTGTTGCGGCAGAGGCAGTTTCGCGCGTTAGAGACCACTACCGCAGCAAAAGCCGACATCGCTCCCATTCGATTGATGATGGCAGAAGCTCTCACTCgcgccatcaccatcaccatcatcaccaccgccataGCCATAGCCgtcgcagccgcagccgcagccgttCACACTCCCACTCACGCGCCAGACATCTTGCGGAACTTGGCCTAGGcgctgctgccattgccGGAGCCGTGGCGTTGGCGCGGAGTAAGTCGAATTCAAACAAAGACCGACGAAGCCGCTCACGCCATCGCCGCGCCTCGAGCTCGCGCAGATCGCTAAAGGATAGCCATGAAGAGACACGCAGCCAGTCGCAACGCAGGAAACATATGGCAGAGGCTGGCCTGGCTGGAGCGGCTGTAGCGGggctggtggagaaggcACGCAGCCGTTCCCGCTCTCGCAGACGCGAGTCTCGATCACACAGTGCTATCCGGAAGGCCCTCCCCGTGGTAGCAGCTGGACTCGGAACGGCAGCGGCAACGGGTCTCTACGAGAAGaataaggaaaagaaagaagaggaggagtcaCGACGTCGGGAACGTCGACGGTCGAGGTCGCGGAGCCGCGCCCCGTCGGAGGTGTACCCTGATCCAACGAGGGACTCACCTGGTTTGATTGAATACGGCGATCATCCAGTCCATGGCAGCATACCTCCTAACTACTATGGTCGGCCAGTGAGCCCGCATGGATATTATTCCGACGCTTCTGATCCTGTAGCCAGCGGTGCTGCGGGGTTCGGCTCTTCCAGGCATCGAACACGCAGTCTCAGTCGCagtcgcagccgcagccgggGCGTTCGATACAGTAGCGACTCGTCTGATTCCGATGGAGGCAGCCGCCGCAGGCGTCGAAGCCGTCACGGCAAGCATCGCAGCCGTTCCCGCGAAATTGCCGAAGCTGCTTTAGCCGCCACGGGAGTTGGGTATGCGGCCCACAAGCTTTCACAGAGAAACGAACGCAAGAAAGCGGATAGGGACAGAGATAGGCCGG AATCCGATGAGGATGCACGCCGTGAGCCATATGACAACCCGTACAAAACTCCATTGCCCTATCCGGCCACACCTGCAGCAGCGCCTCGGCCAGTTGATGATCACCAGTATTATCCAAACGGCAACTACTTTCCGCCCCCTCCAGCGACAGGCCCACGCCCAGAACTGGCACCTTACAGCCCGGCTGACTATCCACACCCTCCTGGCCCGGTGCCACCCCAGTCGTACGAATATCCCTCTGGCCCTGGCCCAGACCCTTACGCTCCGCGGCCCCGCAGGGCAGACGAGAATGTGAGTGCATCGAACTATCCCCAGCCCACTGTCCAAGACCGCGCATTCGATGGTGGGTTCAGGAAGTCTGCCGCCAGTTGGGCTATTACTGACAGTGTTATTTAG